DNA from Geobacter sulfurreducens PCA:
GGCCGCCGCATCTCCCCAGTTCTTCGGCTGTGATGACTTCACCGCCCTGCCGAATCTCAAAGACATCTCATCGATCCTCGAAGGCCCCCAGTACGCCAAGTGGCAAGCGTTCCGCGAGAGCGAAGATGCCCGCTACGTGGGACTGGCCCTGCCCCGGTTCCTCCTGCGACTCCCCTACGGCGAGGCCACCAGGCCGGCCAAGTGTTTCAACTACGAAGAACAGGTCTCCGACAGCCACGACCGCTACTGCTGGGGCAACGCAGCCTTCGCCTTCGCCACCCGGCTCACCGAGAGCTTTGCCAACTTCCGCTGGTGCGCCAACATCATCGGTCCCCAGGGTGGCGGAACGGTGCATGACCTGCCGCTCCACCAGTACCAGGCAATGGGAGCCATCCAGACCAAGATCCCCACCGAAGTGCTCATCAGCGAGCGCCGCGAATTCGAGCTGGCCGAAGGAGGGTTCATTGCCCTTACCATGCGAAAAGGCAGTGACAATGCCGCCTTCTTCTCCGCGAACTCGGTCCAGAAACCGAAATTCTTCGGCAGCTCCAAGGAGGGAAAAGAGGCCGAGCTCAACTACAAGCTGGGGCTCCAGCTCCCCTATATGTTCATCGTCAGTCGCCTCGCCCACTATCTGAAGGTGATCCAGCGGGAGCACATCGGCACGTGGAAGGAACGGGGCGATCTGGAGAATGAGCTCAATCTGTGGATTCGTCAGTACGTCTCCGAGATGGACAACCCCATGCCCGGCGTTCGCAGCCGCCGTCCCCTGCGCCAGGCCGAAGTGACCGTTGAGGAAGTCCCGGGCGAACCGGGCTGGTACCGGGTGGGCCTCAAGGTCACCCCTCACTTCAAGTACATGGGGGCATACTTCACGCTGTCACTGGTGGGGAAACTGGATAAAGAGTAGGGACGCGACAGAATCCGAGACTGTGCCTGCAATGCGGACCATCAGGGGCCGCAATTTAACATCACAAGGAGGTAGCAGCAGATGGCAATGCCCGCCCACATGACCCTGACTGGAGAAAAACAGGGAAAGATCGACGGTTCCTGCGAACTGCAGGGGCGCGAAAACACTATCCAGCTTTACGAAATGAAGCACGACATCCACATGCCGCGCAATCCCCATGACGGCCTGCCCACCGGCAAGCGCGTCCATGGCCCCCTGTCGATCGTCAAGATGTTCGACAAGAGTTCGCCGAAACTCTATCAGGCCCTCTGCACCGGAGAGCACATGAAAAACGTGCAGATCAAGTGGTACCGTATCAACAAACAAGGGCTGGAAGAGCACTATTTCACCACCACCCTTGAGGATGCCATCGTGGTCGAGATGAAACCCTACATGCCCATGACGCTCCTTCCTGCGAACGAGCCCTACGGCCATATGGAAGAGGTGGCATTCTCCTACAAGAAGATCAAGTGGACCTGGGAGCCCAACGGTATCGAGGCTGAGGATTCCTGGAGCGTGCCCAAGTAGTTATTTTCTGATGGTATGCCCTCCTCGGCGACGGGGAGGGTGCATTTTCAGATAATCTCAACATTGCAACATGGCGTGTGCATTACCCGAAGATGGCAAAGCAATTGCGAGGTAGCAAATGAGATTCTGTGGCGTGTGTGTAGCTATCTATATGCTACTGCTCGGGGCTGTCTCGGCCCACGCTGACCAGCAGGTGACTTTTTCTGCCACAAAGCACGAGCGAGAGAGAAA
Protein-coding regions in this window:
- the tssC gene encoding type VI secretion system contractile sheath large subunit, whose product is MSSEMNGTAPFQDQGATDVSLLEDIVRVTKLQPADEAYSITRRGVAALMAQLLEPGAEARKVSKAVLDDMIAEIDRKLSLQMDEILHHPQFQALESSWRSLHFLVDRTDFRENNRIEFLNATKEELLDDFEDAPEVAKSGLYKTVYSAEYGQFGGKPFGAIIGNYDFGPGAQDIKLLQSLAAVAGMAHAPFMAAASPQFFGCDDFTALPNLKDISSILEGPQYAKWQAFRESEDARYVGLALPRFLLRLPYGEATRPAKCFNYEEQVSDSHDRYCWGNAAFAFATRLTESFANFRWCANIIGPQGGGTVHDLPLHQYQAMGAIQTKIPTEVLISERREFELAEGGFIALTMRKGSDNAAFFSANSVQKPKFFGSSKEGKEAELNYKLGLQLPYMFIVSRLAHYLKVIQREHIGTWKERGDLENELNLWIRQYVSEMDNPMPGVRSRRPLRQAEVTVEEVPGEPGWYRVGLKVTPHFKYMGAYFTLSLVGKLDKE
- a CDS encoding Hcp family type VI secretion system effector; this encodes MAMPAHMTLTGEKQGKIDGSCELQGRENTIQLYEMKHDIHMPRNPHDGLPTGKRVHGPLSIVKMFDKSSPKLYQALCTGEHMKNVQIKWYRINKQGLEEHYFTTTLEDAIVVEMKPYMPMTLLPANEPYGHMEEVAFSYKKIKWTWEPNGIEAEDSWSVPK